In the genome of Desulforegula conservatrix Mb1Pa, one region contains:
- a CDS encoding GNAT family N-acetyltransferase has translation MLRIHLLHIRNTNCRIRHLICSCKCLKIYRQLPPKHQNGELLLGFGMLRTFNPMPAFSHTAEITYFINSDHTGKGLGKKLLDFIEKEGRKKGITTILANISSLNTGSISFHKNNGFIECGIFKKVGKKMVRYLILYGCKKCSNKAD, from the coding sequence ATGTTGAGAATTCATTTGCTGCATATCCGGAATACAAACTGCCGTATCAGGCATTTGATATGTTCTTGCAAATGTCTAAAGATTTACCGACAGTTACCGCCAAAACACCAAAATGGAGAACTACTGCTTGGGTTCGGAATGCTTCGGACATTTAATCCAATGCCCGCATTTTCACATACAGCCGAAATAACCTATTTTATCAACAGCGACCACACTGGTAAAGGACTTGGAAAAAAACTGCTTGATTTCATCGAAAAGGAAGGACGTAAAAAAGGGATTACAACCATATTGGCAAACATATCATCTCTAAATACTGGCAGCATAAGTTTTCACAAGAATAATGGCTTTATCGAATGCGGGATATTTAAGAAGGTTGGGAAAAAAATGGTCAGATATTTGATACTGTATGGATGCAAAAAATGCTCTAACAAGGCAGATTAA
- a CDS encoding OsmC family protein, giving the protein MKMKHAGLLTVILSASLFLTISSAFGETDKENDGKKTDTIYKVKVEVKEVKNRIVEGKVRDHVIHIDQPKEFGGGNTAPTPPETLAFALGSCFVSTGRLIAMQRNMNLRSIEAVVESELSFEKALGMSQEKRAGFTGFKIIAKIDSDMSIEDKKKFLQEISSRCPMCDNILNTTPVTYELKE; this is encoded by the coding sequence ATGAAGATGAAACATGCAGGCCTTTTAACTGTCATTCTCTCAGCGAGTCTCTTTTTGACAATCAGTTCAGCCTTTGGCGAGACAGATAAAGAGAACGATGGCAAAAAGACCGATACGATATACAAAGTCAAAGTAGAGGTAAAAGAAGTGAAAAACCGGATAGTTGAGGGCAAAGTCCGTGATCACGTCATTCATATCGATCAGCCTAAGGAATTCGGAGGGGGCAATACTGCTCCAACTCCGCCTGAAACTTTGGCATTTGCTCTGGGGAGTTGTTTCGTTTCAACTGGGCGCTTAATTGCTATGCAGAGAAATATGAATCTGCGGTCTATTGAGGCCGTCGTCGAAAGCGAACTGTCTTTTGAAAAGGCTCTGGGAATGAGTCAGGAAAAAAGAGCCGGATTTACAGGATTTAAGATCATTGCAAAGATTGATTCCGACATGTCAATCGAAGATAAGAAAAAATTTCTTCAGGAAATCAGTTCCCGGTGTCCCATGTGTGACAATATTCTGAATACGACTCCTGTTACCTATGAATTAAAGGAGTAA
- a CDS encoding ATP-binding protein, translating to MTYNFFTLSFSGEWEYLEPEFIKSNFRESLIRVRTAILIALFFYAIFGFLDAIIVPEQKIIFWAIRYGVVCPIALIVLLFSFRPEFEFYDQPCLFIMCLIGGLGIELMVILADPPASYSYYAGIILIFITIYTFIRMRFFWAMACSWLIVAGYEIGAVFADTPRIMLINNNFFFVSANILCMLAGYSMELNTRNRFFSRFRLEQEKNKVIQNNLELDQRVRERTLSLSKANEQLSKEIEDRIISENKRIKMERELSQKHKLEAIGTLAGGIAHDFNNILTAVIGYSELSMATLDKNSEEYEYNKKILQAGMRAKELTMQILTFSRQTERKMEPVQLGKVVSEAVKLLRASIPSNIDIAQEIESSAFVIGDECEFHRIIMNLCTNSYQAFDNNKGKISVKVEDILIDKEFLDTGDPLTPGSYVRLTVSDTGQGIIPEVIEKIFDPFFTTKAVDQGTGMGLSVVHGIVKQYNGKIRVYSEPKHGSTFMIYLPTAYWEKADGQEVILASLPGNERILIIDDEAEIVNVVKMQLTSLGYKVKGFSNSLEALSHFSRHSANFDLVITDLNMPLMSGLELSEKLIEIKGDIPIILCSGYSPNVASEKMNSVGIIDFIMKPMTLQTLSTAVRKILDNRKFIPNE from the coding sequence ATGACCTACAATTTTTTTACGCTGTCATTTTCGGGAGAGTGGGAATACCTTGAGCCCGAATTTATAAAATCGAATTTTAGAGAATCTTTAATTCGAGTACGAACCGCTATTCTTATTGCACTATTTTTCTACGCTATTTTTGGATTCCTTGACGCAATTATTGTCCCTGAGCAAAAAATCATATTTTGGGCTATTAGATACGGAGTGGTTTGCCCAATTGCACTCATAGTACTTTTGTTTTCTTTCCGACCTGAATTTGAATTCTATGATCAGCCCTGTCTTTTTATCATGTGCCTTATAGGAGGACTCGGCATAGAGCTTATGGTCATTCTTGCGGATCCGCCTGCGAGCTACTCCTATTATGCTGGAATAATACTTATTTTCATAACCATATATACTTTCATAAGGATGCGTTTTTTTTGGGCTATGGCCTGCTCATGGCTTATTGTTGCAGGTTATGAAATTGGCGCTGTTTTTGCTGATACGCCTCGCATCATGCTGATAAATAATAATTTTTTCTTTGTTTCAGCCAATATTTTATGCATGCTGGCTGGCTATTCTATGGAGTTAAATACTCGCAATCGTTTTTTTTCTCGCTTCAGGTTGGAACAAGAAAAAAATAAAGTCATTCAAAACAATTTAGAGTTGGATCAACGGGTTAGAGAGAGGACTTTATCACTTTCAAAGGCAAATGAACAACTTTCAAAAGAAATTGAAGATAGAATAATCTCTGAAAATAAGAGAATAAAAATGGAAAGGGAACTTAGTCAGAAACATAAATTGGAGGCTATTGGAACGCTTGCCGGTGGAATTGCACATGATTTTAATAATATTTTGACTGCCGTGATTGGATATTCCGAGTTGTCAATGGCAACCCTGGATAAGAATTCTGAAGAATATGAGTATAATAAAAAAATTTTACAGGCTGGAATGAGAGCCAAAGAGCTGACTATGCAAATCCTCACATTCAGCAGACAAACAGAACGAAAAATGGAACCGGTGCAGCTGGGAAAAGTCGTATCTGAGGCAGTGAAATTGTTACGTGCATCAATTCCATCAAACATAGATATTGCACAAGAAATTGAAAGTTCAGCCTTTGTTATTGGAGATGAATGTGAGTTTCATAGAATAATAATGAATCTGTGTACAAACTCATACCAAGCATTTGATAATAATAAGGGAAAAATTTCTGTAAAAGTTGAAGATATTTTAATAGACAAAGAATTCTTAGATACAGGTGATCCCTTAACTCCAGGAAGCTATGTAAGGCTGACGGTGAGTGACACAGGACAAGGTATTATTCCGGAAGTAATTGAAAAAATTTTTGACCCTTTTTTTACTACTAAAGCTGTTGACCAGGGAACTGGTATGGGCCTTTCCGTTGTCCACGGCATCGTAAAGCAATACAATGGGAAAATTCGTGTGTATAGCGAACCAAAGCACGGTTCAACTTTTATGATTTATCTGCCAACCGCTTATTGGGAAAAAGCTGACGGCCAGGAAGTGATTCTTGCTTCTTTGCCTGGAAACGAACGCATATTGATTATTGATGACGAGGCGGAGATAGTTAATGTCGTAAAAATGCAACTAACCTCACTGGGATACAAAGTGAAAGGGTTTAGCAACAGCCTTGAAGCTCTATCGCATTTTTCCAGGCATTCGGCTAATTTTGATCTGGTCATTACTGATCTGAATATGCCTTTGATGTCGGGGCTTGAATTATCAGAAAAACTTATAGAAATTAAAGGTGATATTCCTATTATTCTATGCAGCGGTTATAGTCCTAATGTCGCTTCTGAGAAAATGAATTCAGTTGGTATTATAGATTTCATAATGAAACCAATGACATTGCAGACTCTTTCAACGGCAGTTAGAAAAATATTGGATAACAGAAAATTCATCCCAAACGAATAA